One Thiocapsa bogorovii DNA segment encodes these proteins:
- a CDS encoding cupin domain-containing protein — protein sequence MHTLKSPSSPALADVNADTTQRVVIKTTSMPWEPSPSGTVSRKPLYREGGESGPVTSLVRYAPGGAFPEHAHPEGEEILVLDGVFSDERGDYPAGTFLMNPHGSRHSPRSQTGCTLFVRLRQYPGMDRPRLVENTTARDSWRPGLVDGLEVRPLYSQGGYPQSVALVRWAPGTHFQRHTHWGGEEILVLEGEFADEHGRYPQGTWIRSPHMSQHTPFSDVGCLIYVRVGGL from the coding sequence ATGCACACCCTAAAGTCCCCGTCCTCCCCGGCCCTGGCCGACGTCAACGCCGACACGACTCAGCGCGTGGTGATCAAAACGACGTCGATGCCCTGGGAGCCCAGCCCAAGCGGCACCGTCTCGCGGAAGCCGCTGTACCGAGAGGGGGGCGAGTCGGGCCCCGTGACCAGCCTGGTGCGCTATGCTCCGGGAGGGGCCTTTCCTGAGCACGCCCATCCGGAGGGCGAGGAGATCCTGGTGCTGGATGGGGTCTTCTCCGACGAGCGCGGCGACTACCCGGCCGGGACCTTCCTGATGAATCCCCACGGCAGTCGACATTCACCGCGTTCGCAGACCGGGTGTACCCTGTTCGTGCGTCTGCGTCAGTACCCGGGGATGGATCGGCCGCGTCTGGTCGAGAACACGACCGCGAGGGACAGTTGGCGACCCGGACTCGTAGACGGGCTCGAGGTACGACCCCTGTATTCGCAGGGCGGTTATCCGCAGAGCGTCGCGCTGGTGCGGTGGGCACCCGGGACGCACTTCCAGCGCCACACGCATTGGGGCGGCGAGGAGATCCTGGTACTCGAGGGCGAATTTGCCGACGAGCATGGACGCTATCCGCAAGGGACCTGGATCCGCAGTCCGCACATGAGCCAACACACCCCCTTCTCGGACGTAGGGTGCCTGATTTACGTGCGCGTCGGCGGGCTATGA
- the ilvD gene encoding dihydroxy-acid dehydratase, whose product MPQYRSRTTTHGRNMAGARALWRATGMTDGDFDKPIIAVVNSFTQFVPGHVHLKDMGQLVAREIEAAGGVAKEFNTIAVDDGIAMGHGGMLYSLPSREVIADSVEYMANAHCADALVCISNCDKITPGMLMAALRLNIPAVFVSGGPMEAGKVIRKGEELHLDLVDAMVAAGDETQSDASVAELERSACPTCGSCSGMFTANSMNCLTEALGLSLPGNGSLLATHAARKDLFLEAGRLIVSLARRWYEQDDASALPRSIATFEAFENAMSLDIAMGGSTNTVLHLLAAAYEGGVPFSMEDIDRLSRRVPNLCKVAPSTQKYHMEDVHRAGGVIGILAELDRAGLIHRDLATVHSASLGEALARWDVRYTEDEEARRRYLAAPGGIPTQVAFSQAQLWPDLDLDRAEGCIRDLEHAYSRDGGLAVLFGNLAEEGCIVKTAGVDPSMFETDAIEKDELRYTTSVPTSVLRAFVGPARVFESQEDAVTAILTDQVKTGDVVVIRYEGPKGGPGMQEMLYPTSYLKSKGLGKHCALITDGRFSGGTSGLSIGHVSPEAAEGGLIALVEDGDRIEIEIASRRIHLAVDDQTLAARRAAMEARGAAAWKPLDRHRQVSTALKAYALLTTSAAHGAVRDLSRLG is encoded by the coding sequence ATGCCCCAGTACCGCTCACGCACCACCACCCATGGCCGCAATATGGCCGGCGCTCGCGCGCTCTGGCGCGCCACCGGCATGACGGATGGAGATTTCGACAAACCGATCATCGCGGTCGTCAATTCCTTCACCCAGTTCGTCCCCGGCCACGTGCATCTGAAGGATATGGGCCAGCTCGTCGCGCGCGAGATCGAAGCCGCCGGCGGCGTGGCAAAGGAGTTCAACACCATCGCGGTCGACGACGGCATCGCAATGGGGCACGGCGGCATGCTCTATTCCCTGCCCTCGCGCGAGGTGATCGCAGACTCGGTCGAGTACATGGCCAATGCCCACTGCGCGGATGCCCTGGTCTGCATCTCCAACTGCGACAAGATCACGCCCGGCATGCTCATGGCCGCGCTGCGCCTGAATATCCCGGCGGTCTTCGTCTCGGGCGGGCCGATGGAGGCCGGCAAGGTGATTCGCAAAGGCGAAGAGCTGCATCTGGACCTAGTCGACGCCATGGTCGCCGCGGGTGACGAGACCCAAAGCGACGCATCGGTCGCCGAGCTCGAGCGCTCCGCCTGTCCGACCTGCGGATCCTGCTCCGGCATGTTCACCGCAAACTCCATGAACTGCCTGACCGAGGCGCTCGGGCTCAGCCTGCCCGGCAACGGATCGCTGCTCGCCACCCATGCCGCGCGCAAGGATCTCTTCCTGGAGGCCGGCCGGCTGATCGTCTCGCTCGCACGCCGCTGGTACGAGCAGGACGACGCCAGCGCACTGCCCCGCTCGATCGCGACCTTCGAGGCGTTCGAGAACGCCATGAGCTTGGACATCGCGATGGGCGGATCCACCAACACGGTGCTGCATCTGCTCGCGGCGGCCTACGAGGGCGGCGTGCCCTTCAGTATGGAGGACATCGATCGGCTGAGCCGCCGCGTGCCCAACCTCTGTAAGGTCGCGCCCTCGACCCAGAAATATCATATGGAAGACGTCCATCGGGCCGGCGGCGTGATCGGCATCCTGGCCGAGCTGGACCGCGCGGGGCTCATCCATCGCGATCTAGCGACCGTTCACAGCGCTTCGCTCGGCGAGGCGCTCGCGCGCTGGGACGTGCGCTACACGGAGGATGAAGAGGCGCGTCGGCGCTATCTGGCTGCGCCGGGCGGCATCCCGACCCAGGTGGCCTTCAGCCAGGCCCAGCTCTGGCCGGATCTGGACCTGGATCGGGCCGAGGGCTGTATCCGTGATCTCGAGCACGCCTACAGCCGCGACGGCGGCCTGGCGGTACTCTTCGGCAATCTGGCCGAAGAGGGCTGTATCGTGAAGACCGCCGGCGTCGACCCCAGCATGTTCGAGACAGACGCGATCGAGAAGGACGAGCTGCGCTATACGACCAGCGTGCCGACCTCGGTGCTCCGTGCCTTCGTGGGGCCGGCCCGCGTCTTCGAGAGTCAGGAAGACGCCGTGACCGCCATCCTCACCGATCAGGTCAAGACGGGCGACGTGGTCGTCATCCGCTACGAAGGGCCCAAGGGTGGACCCGGGATGCAGGAGATGCTCTATCCGACCAGCTATCTCAAATCCAAAGGGCTCGGGAAACATTGCGCGCTCATCACGGACGGGCGATTCTCCGGCGGGACCTCGGGGCTGTCGATCGGCCACGTCTCGCCCGAGGCTGCAGAGGGCGGCTTGATCGCGCTCGTGGAGGACGGCGACAGAATCGAAATCGAGATCGCGAGCCGGCGCATCCACCTCGCCGTGGACGATCAAACCCTCGCCGCCCGCCGGGCCGCCATGGAGGCACGGGGTGCTGCAGCCTGGAAGCCGCTCGACCGGCATCGTCAGGTCTCGACGGCGCTCAAGGCCTACGCCTTATTGACGACCAGCGCGGCTCACGGGGCCGTCCGGGATTTGTCGCGGCTCGGATGA
- a CDS encoding DMT family transporter: MTALRRLIPIGFLAALPPLFWAGNFVMARALRADIPPIALSFWRWTIALLVLLPFAYSGLWRQRALLRRHWAVLTLFALLGVTGYNTFAYLGLQHTTATNGVLLTSVTPVVIIGLSVVLFRAPLRITQVIGVLLSLAGVVVIAIEGRFRLFGEMQLNRGDLWILAASLDWALYSVFLRWRPTALDPKTFLAAIIAIGLLPLSGLYSWDLALGHRFEPNATNLAAIGYVAVFPSVLAYVFWNRAVTEMGPNRTGQYMHLIPVFGAGLAVLLLGERLHAYHLIGGLMVGAGIALANGIRWRKSGGRADRHLR, translated from the coding sequence ATGACCGCGCTCCGCCGGCTCATCCCGATCGGGTTTTTGGCCGCGCTTCCGCCGCTGTTTTGGGCCGGCAATTTCGTGATGGCCAGAGCCCTGCGCGCTGACATCCCTCCGATCGCCCTGTCCTTTTGGCGCTGGACAATCGCGCTGCTCGTTCTGCTGCCGTTCGCGTACTCCGGTCTTTGGCGACAGCGTGCTCTGCTGCGTCGCCATTGGGCCGTGCTGACGCTATTCGCCCTGCTGGGGGTCACGGGCTACAACACCTTTGCCTACTTGGGCCTTCAGCACACCACGGCAACGAACGGCGTGCTGCTCACCTCGGTGACGCCGGTGGTGATCATCGGGTTGTCCGTCGTGCTCTTCCGCGCCCCGCTGCGGATCACACAGGTCATCGGAGTCCTGCTTTCGCTTGCCGGGGTGGTCGTCATCGCGATCGAAGGTCGGTTCAGGCTGTTCGGTGAAATGCAGCTCAACCGCGGCGATCTATGGATCCTTGCCGCAAGCCTGGACTGGGCGCTCTATTCGGTCTTCCTGCGCTGGCGTCCCACGGCGTTGGACCCCAAAACCTTTCTCGCCGCGATCATCGCCATCGGCCTTCTCCCGTTGTCGGGACTCTATAGCTGGGATCTCGCCTTGGGGCATCGTTTCGAGCCGAACGCGACCAACCTCGCCGCGATCGGATACGTGGCCGTGTTTCCGTCGGTGCTTGCCTACGTGTTCTGGAACCGCGCCGTGACGGAGATGGGGCCGAACCGCACCGGGCAGTACATGCACCTGATCCCGGTTTTCGGCGCCGGACTTGCTGTCTTGCTGCTCGGGGAGCGCCTACATGCCTACCATCTGATCGGCGGACTGATGGTCGGCGCGGGCATCGCTCTAGCCAACGGCATCCGATGGCGGAAGTCGGGCGGACGGGCGGATCGGCACCTCCGTTAG
- the fghA gene encoding S-formylglutathione hydrolase, with amino-acid sequence MERIEHIREFGGWLERYTHDSAACNCRMTFSVYLPPQAEAAPVPAVYFLSGLTCTDDNVRVKAGAQRYAAELGLALVMPDTSPRGEQVADAPDRYDLGQGAGFYINAAREPWAAHYRMFDYVNLELPTLVERELPLIPGRRSITGHSMGGHGALISALKNPGLYRSVSAFAPICNPVESAWGRGCFAAYLGEDTPSWKDWDATELIRAGAESLPLFIDQGTDDEFLIEGQLRPEALSQACKERGIPLILRMQPDYDHSYHFIATFIGEHLAYHARALTARS; translated from the coding sequence ATGGAACGCATCGAACACATTCGCGAATTCGGCGGCTGGCTGGAGCGCTATACCCACGACTCCGCCGCCTGCAATTGCCGCATGACCTTCTCGGTCTACCTGCCGCCTCAGGCCGAGGCCGCGCCGGTTCCGGCGGTCTATTTTCTCTCCGGGCTGACCTGCACCGACGACAACGTCCGGGTCAAGGCCGGCGCTCAGCGCTATGCCGCCGAGCTGGGCCTTGCGCTCGTGATGCCGGACACCAGCCCGCGCGGCGAGCAGGTGGCCGATGCGCCGGACCGTTACGATCTCGGGCAGGGAGCCGGCTTTTACATCAACGCGGCGCGTGAGCCCTGGGCGGCGCACTATCGGATGTTCGACTACGTGAATCTGGAGCTGCCGACCTTGGTGGAGCGCGAGCTGCCGCTCATCCCCGGACGGCGCTCCATCACCGGGCATTCCATGGGCGGGCACGGCGCCTTGATCAGCGCACTGAAGAACCCCGGACTCTACCGCTCGGTTTCCGCATTCGCGCCCATCTGTAACCCGGTCGAATCCGCCTGGGGTCGAGGCTGCTTCGCCGCCTATTTGGGCGAGGATACGCCGAGCTGGAAGGACTGGGACGCCACCGAGCTGATCCGCGCGGGTGCCGAGTCCTTACCCTTGTTCATCGACCAGGGGACCGACGACGAGTTTCTCATCGAAGGCCAGCTCAGACCCGAGGCCTTGTCGCAAGCGTGCAAGGAGCGCGGCATCCCGCTGATCCTGAGGATGCAGCCCGACTATGACCACAGCTATCACTTTATCGCCACCTTCATCGGGGAGCATTTGGCCTATCACGCGCGTGCTCTGACGGCTCGGAGCTGA
- the cowN gene encoding N(2)-fixation sustaining protein CowN: MTTDNTPAFSDRYISFLGLDCDARAQRFVAGLRDLMLDPDRRDPFWTYLAAKLDGEKGPAHDELYHIHCHLNDIRDLLDRLEAPELIAELDVLETECC, translated from the coding sequence ATGACGACCGACAACACACCTGCCTTCAGCGACCGTTACATCTCTTTTCTCGGACTCGACTGCGACGCCAGGGCGCAGCGTTTCGTCGCCGGGCTCCGCGACCTGATGCTCGACCCCGACCGACGGGATCCCTTCTGGACCTACCTCGCGGCCAAGCTCGACGGCGAGAAGGGGCCGGCGCACGACGAGCTCTATCACATCCACTGTCATCTCAACGATATCCGCGACCTGCTGGATCGCCTCGAGGCACCCGAGCTGATCGCCGAGCTCGACGTCCTCGAGACGGAGTGTTGTTGA
- a CDS encoding trimeric intracellular cation channel family protein, with the protein MLTIIEIGAIIAFAISGLIEAARRRMDIVGVFTVAFVTAFGGGTLRDVLLERRPLFWVQHQEYVWLVLGLTVIGSPLLGLMRHRWADRLMNLTDALGLGLFAVSGAALAMAAEMPLIVVVMMGVVTGVFGGVLRDVLCNEIPVVFQDHRPYALCAFVGCWIFIGFDAVGAEPWLALIAGAVTTTGLRLLALSMDWRIPPWPRNMED; encoded by the coding sequence ATGCTGACCATCATCGAAATCGGCGCCATCATCGCGTTCGCCATATCAGGCCTCATCGAGGCCGCGCGGCGGCGGATGGATATCGTCGGGGTCTTCACGGTCGCCTTCGTCACCGCGTTCGGCGGCGGAACGCTCCGTGACGTCCTCCTCGAGCGCCGGCCGCTCTTCTGGGTACAGCATCAGGAGTATGTGTGGCTGGTCTTGGGGCTGACCGTGATCGGCTCGCCCTTGCTCGGCTTGATGCGGCATCGCTGGGCGGATCGGCTCATGAACCTCACGGACGCCCTTGGGCTGGGGCTGTTTGCGGTCTCGGGGGCTGCGCTGGCGATGGCTGCGGAGATGCCGCTCATCGTCGTCGTCATGATGGGTGTCGTGACGGGCGTCTTCGGCGGGGTGTTGCGGGACGTGCTCTGCAACGAGATCCCCGTCGTGTTCCAGGATCATCGCCCCTATGCCCTATGCGCCTTCGTCGGCTGCTGGATCTTCATCGGTTTCGACGCGGTTGGCGCAGAGCCTTGGCTGGCGCTGATCGCCGGCGCCGTCACCACGACCGGGCTGCGCCTCTTGGCACTGAGCATGGATTGGCGAATCCCGCCCTGGCCTCGCAACATGGAGGATTGA
- a CDS encoding rhodanese-like domain-containing protein: MSVLRSIRHNAVVALAALSLIGCVAQADSTLTATEAMEKARAGEITFIDIRTPAEWRQTGVAEGALTIDMTAPTFVQDVLKAVDGDRNAPIVLICRTGNRTGYTRDALEKLGFTNVLHVAEGMAGSKAGPGWVRRGLPVESCKTC; encoded by the coding sequence ATGTCCGTTCTTCGATCCATCCGCCACAACGCAGTCGTCGCGCTTGCGGCGCTTTCTCTGATCGGCTGCGTGGCGCAAGCCGACTCGACCCTGACCGCCACCGAGGCGATGGAGAAGGCCCGCGCCGGCGAGATCACATTCATCGACATCCGCACCCCGGCTGAATGGCGACAGACCGGGGTTGCGGAAGGTGCGCTCACGATCGACATGACCGCGCCGACCTTCGTGCAGGACGTTCTGAAGGCCGTCGATGGTGATAGGAACGCCCCCATCGTACTCATTTGCCGCACCGGAAACCGGACCGGCTACACTCGAGACGCGCTCGAAAAGCTCGGGTTTACCAATGTCTTGCATGTCGCCGAGGGCATGGCGGGCAGTAAGGCCGGTCCCGGCTGGGTGCGCCGAGGGTTGCCGGTGGAAAGCTGCAAGACCTGCTGA